The proteins below are encoded in one region of Mya arenaria isolate MELC-2E11 chromosome 15, ASM2691426v1:
- the LOC128219336 gene encoding serine-aspartate repeat-containing protein C-like, with translation MAKVQVLFYDNNETDNDTDNNTDNVSDHDIDDDTDDVTEVVTDHDIDNETDDETDDVTEDDTDNDTDDVTDDVTEVVTDDVTEDDTDNDTDDVTDDVTDNDTDDVTDDVTDNDTDDFTDDVTDNDKDVDIEDATDGDADDTTDDDTEDDADNT, from the coding sequence ATGGCAAAGGTTCAAGTTTTGTTCTATGACAATAATGAAACAGACAACGACACTGACAACAATACAGACAATGTCTCAGACCATGACATAGATGATGACACAGATGATGTCACAGAGGTTGTCACAGACCATGACATAGACAATGAAACAGACGATGAAACAGACGATGTCACAGAAGATGACACAGACAATGACACAGATGATGTAACAGACGATGTCACAGAGGTTGTCACAGATGATGTAACAGAAGATGACACAGACAATGACACAGACGATGTAACAGATGATGTCACTGACAATGACACAGACGATGTTACAGATGATGTCACTGACAATGACACAGACGATTTTACAGATGATGTCACTGACAATGACAAAGACGTTGACATAGAAGATGCCACAGATGGAGATGCAGATGATACCACAGATGATGATACAGAAGATGACGCAGACAACACCTAG
- the LOC128219041 gene encoding autophagy-related protein 16-1-like — protein sequence MAKSTDWKKNISQSLKLRNKKERHEFADLIESQNKLFEQVASLKTRNMQLTIETERLKSDNLSLQIRADSGGGGGGPGGSEKVALLEQRLWKLSEELTEMHRRRGENAQQIIDLTAAMKEKEKELQTKDAKLMDSLAVENSLRAEMKHLERTITELEATNQTLKDEHQALQMAFTSLEEKFRKLQSDNDELMARWLQQKMEQAEVLNRENDNFIKHRQLLLQKELAEAAKENVNVPEGDENIRGIPQICLSASIPTKAQCKLDAHDGEVNAVLWSPTGSMFATGGSDRKIKLWDYNAGQCSCKGMLTGSNAGITSLEYDLDESHILGASNDYACRLWSIADQRLRHTLTGHSGKVLSAKFLGENSKVVSGSHDRTLKIWDLHTKACIKTIFAGSSCNDLVTLHGTHIISGHFDKRVRFWDTKSDNTSNEIGLHGRITSLALSPDRTSLLVCTREDTLKVIDLRQNQVIYTLCDDNFKVGYDWSRAVFSPDGTYACAGSSDGTLFIWNIARGKVEKTLKEHTHSILACSWHPAGSYILSSEKQKKVVLWSDI from the exons ATGGCGAAGTCGACTGATTGgaagaaaaatatatcacagagtttgaaattacgaaataaaaaaGAGCGACATGAATTCGCAGATTTAATTGAATCAC AAAATAAGTTGTTTGAGCAAGTGGCCTCTCTCAAGACCAGGAATATGCAGCTCACCATTGAGACAGAGAGACTCAAGTCAGACAATCTCAGCTTGCAGATACGAGCAGACAGTGG TGGAGGAGGAGGGGGCCCTGGTGGCAGTGAGAAAGTGGCACTCCTGGAGCAGAGACTCTGGAAACTAAGCGAGGAGCTGACAGAGATGCACAGGCGAAGAGGGGAG AATGCTCAACAAATCATAGACCTAACTGCTGCCATGAAAGAAAAAGAGAAAGAACTTCAAACAAAAGATGCCAA GCTGATGGATTCTTTGGCTGTAGAGAACAGTCTACGAGCAGAGATGAAACATTTGGAGAGAACCATTACAGAGTTGGAGGCTACAAACCAG aCCCTTAAAGATGAACACCAGGCACTACAAATGGCGTTTACATCCCTTGAGGAGAAATTTCGCAAACTCCAGAGTGACAATGATGAACTTATGGCGCGATGGCTTCAACAAAAGATGGAACAGGCCGAAGTTTTAAATCGTGAAAATGACAACTTTATAAA ACACAGACAATTACTTCTACAAAAGGAATTGGCCGAGGCAGCTAAAGAAAATGTGAATGTCCCTGA aggagatgagaACATAAGGGGGATTCCACAGATCTGCCTTAGTGCTTCCATACCTACAAAAGCTCAATGCAAACTG GACGCCCACGACGGTGAAGTAAACGCCGTATTGTGGAGTCCAACAGGCAGCATGTTTGCCACCGGCGGCTCCGACAGAAAAATTAAACTTTGGGACTACAATGCTG GTCAGTGTTCATGTAAAGGCATGTTGACGGGCAGTAACGCAGGTATTACTAGTCTTGAATATGACCTTGATGAGAGCCATATACTCGGAGCGTCAAACGATTACGCGTGTAGGCTTTGGTCAATTGCAGACCAGAGATTGCGG caCACTTTGACGGGCCATAGTGGGAAAGTTTTGTCAGCAAAATTCCTCGGAGAAAATAGCAAGGTTGTGTCGGGCAGCCATGACAGGACACTCAAAATATGGGACCTCCATACTAAAGCAT GTATTAAAACCATATTTGCCGGGTCAAGTTGCAATGATTTAGTCACGCTACATGGGACGCACATAATCAGCGGCCATTTTGACAAGCGTGTACGGTTCTGGGACACAAAATCAGATAACACGAGCAACGAGATAGGACTTCATGGCAGAATTACCTCCCTTGCTTTGTCACCGG ACCGCACATCATTATTAGTTTGTACACGAGAAGACACCTTAAAAGTGATAGATTTACGCCAAAATCAAGTTATTTATACTCTATG TGATGACAATTTCAAAGTGGGCTACGACTGGTCACGTGCGGTGTTCAGCCCGGATGGCACGTACGCGTGTGCAGGGTCCAGTGACGGGACGCTCTTCATCTGGAACATCGCACGAGGCAAGGTGGAGAAAACTCTTAAGGAACATAC GCACTCAATCCTGGCCTGTTCCTGGCATCCAGCTGGCTCGTACATTCTCAGTTCCGAGAAACAGAAGAAAGTTGTTCTATGGTCAGACATCTAG